One stretch of Oryzias latipes chromosome 7, ASM223467v1 DNA includes these proteins:
- the LOC101171080 gene encoding WAP four-disulfide core domain protein 5-like, with protein sequence MEHHFSVMRTFLLVIAVFVPPCLTFPPNVGHCPSNFDGPFPEIPITCHWDIDCPVGYKCCVFNNIAVCVPSIPVEKKCPDRSGTIGLCVENCFSDSDCSNGQLCCSNGCGHDCTPPIIVKPGQCPDPGFTHQCGTRCFQDGQCSGEMKCCPTSCGQACRHPI encoded by the exons ATGGAACATCACTTCTCTGTAATGAGGACATTCCTGCTGGTCATTGCTGTCTTTGTGCCACCGTGCCTAACTTTTCCTCCAAATGTTG GTCACTGTCCGTCAAACTTTGATGGCCCTTTTCCTGAAATCCCGATTACCTGTCATTGGGATATTGATTGTCCTGTTGGCTACAAATGCTGTGTGTTCAATAACATAGCAGTATGTGTCCCTTCAATCCCTG tTGAAAAAAAGTGTCCTGACCGAAGTGGGACCATAGGGTTATGTGtggaaaactgcttttctgaTTCTGACTGCTCAAACGGTCAACTATGCTGCTCCAATGGGTGCGGACATGATTGCACACCTCCAATAATAG TAAAGCCAGGTCAGTGTCCTGATCCCGGATTCACACATCAGTGTGGCACAAGGTGCTTCCAGGATGGTCAGTGTTCAGGAGAAATGAAGTGCTGTCCAACGTCCTGTGGTCAAGCCTGCAGACACCCGATCTGA
- the LOC101171578 gene encoding keratin-associated protein 10-6 — protein MKMATHWPLIGALFFSLCVFVHSSALFYPKPAIDAKPGRCPKHLYGFPSRFHCNCDDDCVDDHKCCEYSCGMVCVPPAIVRLECPNTHGSVGACVEECTCDNDCGSGKKCCSNGCGHVCTTPITVKPGFCMPSINCLGAPSCAEDGNCEGDKKCCHSLGCGMVCKEPYFKPGFCMPSINCLGAPSCAEDGNCEGDKKCCHSLGCGMVCKVPYYPENSKTKMEHHLSVIRTLLLVIAAFVLPCLTFPPKPGHCPSYFVGPESEGSCKWDRDCPNDYKCCVFRNKATCVPPIVVEQVCPDTTGMIGICVELCGLHGYCPNGELCCSNGCGHVCTTPITVKPGDCPDPRFTRQCGTRCRHDGNCPGEMKCCQTSCGQVCRRPFCHCPSNFDGPLPDRTCMWDIGCLDGYKCCVFNNRPVCVPSIPVEKKCPLINEYGICVELCSSDSDCSNGEVCCSNGCGHVCKIPIIVKPGQCPDPRFTHQCGTRCFQDGQCSGEMKCCPTSCGQACRHPI, from the exons ATGAAAATGGCAACACATTGGCCTTTAATTGGTGCTCTGttcttttccctttgtgtttttgtgcactCTTCTGCACTTTTTTATCCCAAACCAG CAATAGATGCAAAACCAGGGAGATGCCCTAAACATCTCTATGGTTTCCCATCCCGTTTCCACTGCAACTGTGACGATGACTGCGTTGATGACCACAAATGCTGTGAATATAGCTGTGGAATGGTGTGTGTGCCTCCGGCTATCG TAAGGCTCGAGTGCCCTAACACTCATGGGTCCGTAGGCGCGTGTGTTGAAGAGTGCACTTGTGACAACGACTGTGGCAgtggtaaaaaatgttgttcaaaTGGATGTGGGCATGTTTGTACAACACCAATAACAG TCAAGCCTGGTTTCTGTATGCCCAGCATAAACTGTCTGGGTGCTCCGTCCTGTGCCGAGGATGGTAACTGTGAAGGGGATAAAAAGTGCTGCCATTCTCTGGGTTGTGGCATGGTCTGCAAGGAACCCTACT TCAAGCCTGGTTTCTGTATGCCCAGCATAAACTGTCTGGGTGCTCCGTCCTGCGCCGAGGATGGTAACTGTGAAGGGGATAAAAAGTGCTGCCATTCTCTGGGTTGTGGCATGGTCTGCAAGGTACCCTACTAcccagaaaacagcaaaacG AAAATGGAACATCACTTGTCTGTAATAAGGACTCTCCTGCTGGTCATTGCTGCCTTTGTGCTACCGTGCCTAACTTTTCCTCCAAAACCTG GTCACTGTCCATCATACTTTGTTGGTCCAGAGTCTGAAGGAAGCTGCAAGTGGGACAGAGACTGTCCTAACGACTACAAATGCTGTGTGTTTAGGAACAAAGCAACCTGCGTCCCACCAATTGTTG ttGAACAAGTGTGTCCTGACACAACTGGGATGATTGGGATATGTGTGGAATTGTGCGGTCTTCATGGTTACTGTCCAAACGGTGAACTATGCTGCTCCAATGGATGTGGACATGTGTGCACAACCCCAATAACAG TGAAGCCAGGTGACTGTCCTGATCCAAGATTCACACGCCAGTGTGGCACAAGGTGCAGGCACGATGGCAACTGTCCAGGAGAAATGAAGTGCTGTCAGACGAGCTGTGGTCAAGTCTGCAGACGTCCTTTCT GTCACTGTCCGTCAAACTTTGATGGCCCTTTACCTGACAGGACCTGTATGTGGGACATTGGGTGTCTTGATGGCTACAAATGCTGTGTGTTCAATAACAGACCAGTATGTGTTCCTTCAATCCCTG TTGAAAAAAAGTGTCCTTTGATAAATGAATATGGGATATGTGTGGAATTGTGCAGTTCTGATTCTGACTGTTCAAACGGTGAAGTATGCTGCTCCAATGGGTGCGGACATGTGTGCAAAATTCCAATAATAG TAAAGCCAGGTCAGTGTCCTGATCCCAGATTCACACATCAGTGTGGCACCAGGTGCTTCCAGGACGGCCAGTGTTCAGGAGAAATGAAGTGCTGTCCAACGTCCTGTGGTCAAGCCTGCAGACACCCGATCTGA